A single Ischnura elegans chromosome 13 unlocalized genomic scaffold, ioIscEleg1.1 SUPER_13_unloc_2, whole genome shotgun sequence DNA region contains:
- the LOC124172670 gene encoding uncharacterized protein LOC124172670, which yields MPKLRFVDLSHNKIKQLWHGDLIYTRARDNMDLELFRTNYENEHPTFLILNNFFKNQLPGSKNLTIDLRHNSISSLQLPDDKIEVVIPGCDIDSKFSRVKLLLGHNPFVCDCEVFKLPRYASLEMRPTSALERLNGHRLVVPAVIDIEDLHCSEPDSMKGKAIADVESWAYHWLPMIGICWNHHGVQSKLGKTSAKPTKVESMDEPPT from the exons ATGCCAAAGCTTCGTTTCGTCGACCTAAGCCACAACAAAATCAAACAACTGTGGCACGGCGATCTTATTTACACCAGAGCCCGGGACAACATGGACCTCGAATTGTTTCGGACGAATTATGAAAATGAACATCCGACTTTTTTGATCCttaataactttttcaaaaatcaacttccAGGATCGAAAAATCTGACGATCGACCTCAGGCACAATTCCATCTCTTCACTGCAACTCCCAGACGATAAG ATCGAAGTAGTGATCCCAGGCTGTGACATTGACAGCAAGTTTTCCCGTGTCAAATTACTTCTGGGACACAACCCCTTCGTTTGCGACTGCGAGGTCTTCAAGCTCCCGCGGTACGCCTCCTTGGAAATGAGGCCAACGTCTGCGTTGGAGAGGCTCAATGGACACAGGCTTGTAGTGCCAGCGGTCATTGACATAGAGGACCTCCACTGCTC GGAGCCAGACTCAATGAAAGGGAAGGCGATCGCAGATGTGGAATCATGGGCTTATCATTGGCTGCCCATGATTGGAATTTGTTGGAATCACCATGGAGTTCAGTCAAAGTTGGGGAAGACATCAGCAAAACCCACAAAAGTGGAATCAATGGATGAACCACCGACATAG